In Rutidosis leptorrhynchoides isolate AG116_Rl617_1_P2 chromosome 6, CSIRO_AGI_Rlap_v1, whole genome shotgun sequence, the DNA window ttcacgaacctataacaatatatacatatatatcaaagtatgttcaaaatatatttacaacacttttaatatattttgatgttttaagtttattaagtcagctgtcctcgttagtaacctacaactagttgtccacagttagatgtacagaaataaatagataaatattatcttgaatcaatcaacgacccagtgtatacgtatttcagtattgatcacaactcaaattatatatattttggaatcaacctcaaccctgtatagctaactccaacattcacatatagagtgtctatgattgttccgaaatatatatagatgtgtcgacatgataggtcgaaacattgtatacgtgtctatggtatctcaagattacataatatacaatacaagttgattaagttatggttggaatagatttgttaccaattttcacgtagctaaaatgagaaaaattatccaatcttgttttacccataacttcttcattttaaatccgttttgagtgaatcaaattgctatggtttcatattgaactctattttatgaatataaacagaaaaagtataggtttatagtcggaaaaataagttacaagttgtttttgtaaaggtagtcatttcagtcgaaagaacgacgtctagattaccattttagaaaacatacttccactttgagtttaaccataatttttggatatagtttcatgttcataataaaaatcattttctcagaataacaacttttaaatcaaagtttatcatagtttttaattaactaacccaaaacagcccgcggtgttactacgacagcgtaaatccggttttatggtgtttttcgtgtttcctggttttaaatcattaagttagcatatcatatagatatagaacatgtgtttagttgattttaaaagtcaagttagaaggattaacttttgtttgcgaacaagtttagaattaactaaactatgttctagtgattacaagtttaaaccttcgaataagatagctttatatgtatgaatcgaatgatgttatgaacatcattactaccttaagttccttggataaacctactggaaaagagaaaaatggatctagcttcaacggatccttggctggctcgaagttcttgaagcagaatcatgacacgaaaacaagttcaagtaagatcatcacttgaaataagattgttatagttatagaaattgatccaaagtttgaatatgattattaccttgtattagaatgataacctactgtaagaaacaaagatttcttgaggttggatgaccaccttacaagattggaagtgagctagcaagcttgaaagtattcttgattttatgtaactagaacttgtagaatatatgaagaacacttagaacttgaagatagaacttgagagagatcaattagatgaagaaaattgaagaatgaaagtgtttgtaggtgtttttggtcgttggtgtatggattagatataaaggatatgtaaatttattttcatgtaaataagtcatgaatgattactcatatttttgtaattttatgagatatttcatgctagttgccaaatgatgattcccacatgtgttaggtgactcacatgggctgctaagagctgatcattagagtgtatatactaatagtacatacatctaaaagatgtgtattgtacgagtacgaatacgggtgcatacgagtagaattgttgatgaaactgaacgaggatgtaattgtaagcatttttgttaagtagaagtattttgataagtgtattgaagtctttaaaaagtgtataaatacatattaaaacactacatgtatatacattttaactgagtcgttaagtcatcgttagtcgttacatgtaagtgttgttttgaaacctttaggttaacgatcttgttaaatattgttaaccaaatgtttataagatcaaatgagattttaaattattatattatcatgatattatcatgtattaatatctcttaatatgatatatatacattaaatgtctttacaacgataatcgttacatatatgtctagtttaaaaatcattaagttagtagtcttgtttttacatatgtagttcattgttaatatacttaatgatatgtttacttatcatagtatcatgttaactatatatatatccatatatatgtcatcatatagtttttacaagttttaacgttcgtgaatcaccggtcaacttgggtggtcaattgtctatatgaaacatatttcaattaatcaagtcttaacaagtttgatttcttaacatgttggaaacatttaatcatgtaaatatcaatctcaattaatatatataaacatggaaaagttcgggtcactaaaagtATAACACTAATCAACGTTGGTATAAAGTTTATGTCTCATTTTCACTTAAGTAATTGAGTCTGTATAATACTAACTCAATTAATAAATTAGTTAAAATATGATATATGCTCATTCAAACTAATAAATCCATTGCAATTGGTACTTTGATAATCACCATCTGCCATGTTTTTTATCAAGTGAACCCCTCCATTCTGAATATATTCGACACACTCACGCTAAACCACCTACCCAATCATATTCGACACAATCATGCTCTAGAGGAAACCAATTCATCCCACCAGAATTGTTGAAAACCCCAAGGAAATTTGAACCCGGGAAATAATATCCATAAAGTTCACCTCCCCCTTAAGCTTCGAACCCGGAACATCTAATCTCTTCTACTTAATAGTAtacatttatgtttatgtttagaCAAAATTTCTCCGTTGGTCATTCAACTTTGTATCGAACGTCTTAGATGACCTTAAACTATTTTTTGACTTCGTTGACCTTGATCAATCAAGATATCTCACGGATGACCTTGGTGCTAACGAAAGTTAACTTTTAACGGTTATTTTGAATCATGTGAtcaacatgtgagggtattttagttCGGATAGATTAATTGTTCTTGATCAATTTGATTAGATCTAGGTGGACTAAATCTGTTCCAACGTTGATTGATAACTCAAGTTTTACAATTATGTATTAATATCTCAAGATCTTCTCTAACCAAATTCTGGTCAACCTTCAATTTTAATTGACATTTTTATACATTAACTCTTCTGTATATATATGTTCGTCTCCATTCAATTAAACACTTCTAACTTGTTAACTTCTTTTTAACACTTTTGTTTCTTTTTTATTCTTCAAGAAATCCACACTTTTACTGAATTCGTAATtcccaaaataaaataaaaaaatcacTTCAAATCTAAAAAAAATCACCTCCTACGGTCACCACCACCACCGCCTctgatcaatccataattaatgagttacttaattaaggatttagTGCAACGAGATTAAGATGGAGgatggatgtttgatgattattttgggccctcatgatcgtctttcactttgacAATCAAGTAATCAACCACCccaacccggtcttgattgttaattagcatgattcacttaacacaatgtaaaagttccttgAGCAAGATCACAAGAGAAAATTACAATGGTCCggacaaatggcagagaatcaacaacccataaatgagaggccaagctctataTTTATAGTATCCGAAATATTCGCGGTCTGCGGATTGTCTAATCATCCAAGCAATCTTAGCGAAATAAACCGCAATCTTTTATTAATGCGGCAACTGATCCGCTATCTTTATTTTTAGCGAACACTTCAAACCTCTTGAATACACTTTGCGTAACTTCCGGTTCTAacctttaataaataaaatatatatatacaatgctatgtatatgatcaagtacccccagtttattatgatacattttacaaagtaaatgtatcatgataaactctaaaaagttTGCAGTTATTCATGACCGCTATCCGCATTATAACATTTTGGCTATGCCTTTGTTACAGTTACAGCAAACAAAGCTACTGTTTTTATCCGTTGGCGAAAATATTACCGTTTAATCATCATGACGAATACTTAAACGGAATTGATTAGCACTCttacttttgctatatatataccgGTGTCCACAATCACAAATTTCCTACTCGCTATTCAGAACATCTTACAATTAATCGAATATTCAATCAACCTTTGCAACCACTTTCTTACTCACAACTTCTTTTCAATTAATAATGAGGATCGACGAAGTTGACAGCACGGTTAACCCAAAAACCTTAATTACCAAGTTATTAACAAGCCCCGAATCCAAATCGACAGCGTCATCTGGAAAAGAAAAACAATCAATTCCAGTTGTTGATTTAACTTCCAAATCTCCTCCTACCAAGCCAAGCCCCGCCAAATGACCATACCAGACGCCGCCATCGTCGCAGAGCAAAAAGCTGAAACAACGCGACTCTACCCTTTATGATAACCCGATCATATCTGATTATGAGGGTGATCAACAAATGGGTAAGTCGTGAATATTATTTCATAATTACAACATTTGCGATGCTTATATTTCTCCGCTAATTTATAAGTTGCGTATTTTTGCAGGCGAATCAACCGGTGATCAAATTTTTCCCAGCCCGAACACTGTTGACCAAATAACTGAGTTTTTCCGCACTCCACCCGACTCTTATGGGGTGAGAGTTGACGGTTTATCGGGATATACTTGTGCTACTTCTTCTGCGGCACTAGATCAACGCCACCAGATGAAGCTGGCAATCCCAAATGAACTTCGCCTCGAGTTCTCGAAGCTTTTTGCACTTGATGCACATTACAGCTTCGTGCAGAATTTTTATATGGCATTTAATTCTGCATACGACATGATTTGCCGCCAAGAATAattcttcaatgttcttgaagctgaAAAAGCCAAATATTTGACTGAGAAAGCCAAGGCTGCAGACAGCGAAAAGCGTTGTGTTGATCTATCTTATGAGCTCACCGCAGCAAAAACCGCCGTTGATGATTTAAAACAACAAGTTTGTACTGTGGCTGATAAAGAAAACAACCTTCAAGCAACTGTTAAGTCACTAACAGAGGAGGTTACAAAGCTGACTACAGAGCGAGACAACGCTCTAACTGATAAAGCTGCTGCAGAGCTTGAGTTTACAAAGCTTTGCCAACATTTACCAGAGTTGGCTAGAAAAATTCTCAACTCGCAACCTGTTTCCGCACTATTTTCCACGTATGCAGCTGCACTACAACTGCGCGAAAGAGTGGAATTCATGGATCAGATCGCCACCCACTTCCCTCTACCAAAGCCACTACCATCTGCAATAGATGACCGTTTATGTTCTTTAACAGACGCTCAAAATGCGTTTGCTACTCCAAAAGAGAACATAGCGAATATTCCTATTCCAAAAATTACAGTGATAAGCGAGCAGGATGATGCTATTGCAGATGATATCATCAAGCTTGATTTATCTAGGTTATAAATGTACTGTGTAAAATTAGCACGCATCTATCTCTGCGATGTCATTAATAAAATTTTTGCATATTCGCATATTTTGcaagtacttttatttatatagcgcttttatcagtaatattgataacacggacttgtcctttgcaattttcaacttttattattgtgcacataataagtatgtactttttagaaacaatctgtatgcacggatatttatacgttatgaatcttctaagtccgccaaaaCGATCCCTAAGCAATCAATTAGCaccgcgaagcatctaagtatggcaaAATCAAATACTGAGAAAATTAAATTCCTTTCGCGATAATTAGTTTCTGcataagtgggcaatttcatcactacaCGACGTAGCCTTTGTGAATCACACCAGTATTATAAAACACAAATATTATAGAATATTTCATAAAGTCTAAGCATTCCACAAAGTATGATTATGCTTGTCAATACAAACAAACTTTTTCGCATATTTTTACAAGTGTTTGCTTTTCATATTCTTACAAGTTTGATCAAGACATgccaaaataaaaatgaaaacacaTAGAAAAATACCAAACATAGGCTTCTCATCTCATTTTACACTTTGAATACGCATGCGCATTGGCCAACACTTTATTTTTACTGAgttatgcataatatcgctttaataaAGCAGCATGCCACACATTAGGGAGAGTTCGCCCTTCTATGTCTGCAAGTTTATATGATcctgccgcattaattgccacaacTTGATAAGGACCTTTCCAGTTAGGTCCTAATTTTCCAAGTTTTTCTGCTCTACTCGCGCCATTGTTTCGCAACACCCATTCACCTACACCAAAAGACAAAGCGCGTACTCTTTTGTTGTAATTTTTGGCGATTTGCTGTTTATTATTTGCCTCTCTGATAGCAGCCATTAACCTTCGCTCTTCTATAAAATTCAAATTTTCGCCCAATGCGCCTTCATTTGCTTCCTCATCAAAGTTAGCAACTCTATGCGTTGGCACAAGAATTTCAGCGGGTATTACTACTTCAGAGCCATATACTAAACTAAAGGGTGTTTCCCCTGTGCTCTTCTTGAAAGTGGTACGATGTGACCATAATACATTGG includes these proteins:
- the LOC139854431 gene encoding uncharacterized protein — encoded protein: MSGIKKRLYEKRTGWVDELPNVLWSHRTTFKKSTGETPFSLVYGSEVVIPAEILVPTHRVANFDEEANEGALGENLNFIEERRLMAAIREANNKQQIAKNYNKRVRALSFGVGEWVLRNNGASRAEKLGKLGPNWKGPYQVVAINAAGSYKLADIEGRTLPNVWHAALLKRYYA